In one Electrophorus electricus isolate fEleEle1 chromosome 21, fEleEle1.pri, whole genome shotgun sequence genomic region, the following are encoded:
- the pdgfaa gene encoding platelet-derived growth factor alpha polypeptide a isoform X3 — MRVALCYLLACASFSSALLPAAAEEASTPRELTESFPHSEIGTIGDLQRLLETHSAENEAVQETKWYYRKERLHDDDDLKSSQTHPRRKRSIEEAVPAVCKTRSVVYEIPRSQVDSMAVNFLIWPPCVEVAKVEYVRRRPKLREVLVQLEDHLECVCVPKHHLDSRLHTADIR, encoded by the exons ATGAGAGTCGCGCTCTGCTACCTTCTCGCCTGTGCCTccttctcttctgctcttcttcCCGCAGCTGCAGAG GAAGCGTCGACTCCCCGGGAGCTGACTGAGAGTTTCCCCCACAGCGAGATCGGCACCATTGGCGACCTCCAGCGGCTGCTGGAGACACACTCCGCAG AGAATGAGGCAGTGCAGGAGACTAAATGGTACTACCGCAAAGAACGTCTCCACGACGATGATGACCTCAAAAGCTCGCAGACGCACCCCAGACGGAAAAGGAGCATTG aggagGCAGTGCCGGCTGTGTGTAAGACTCGGAGCGTGGTGTATGAGATCCCGCGCAGTCAGGTAGATTCCATGGCGGTAAACTTCCTGATCTGGCCGCCGTGTGTGGAG gtggccAAGGTGGAGTACGTGCGTCGCAGGCCAAAGCTGAGGGAGGTGCTGGTGCAGCTTGAGGATcatctggagtgtgtgtgtgtacccaaaCACCACCTGGACTCTCGcttacacacag CAGATATAAGGTGA
- the pdgfaa gene encoding platelet-derived growth factor alpha polypeptide a isoform X2 yields MRVALCYLLACASFSSALLPAAAEEASTPRELTESFPHSEIGTIGDLQRLLETHSAENEAVQETKWYYRKERLHDDDDLKSSQTHPRRKRSIEEAVPAVCKTRSVVYEIPRSQVDSMAVNFLIWPPCVEVSRCSGCCNTSTMRCHASKTYHRTVKVAKVEYVRRRPKLREVLVQLEDHLECVCVPKHHLDSRLHTDIR; encoded by the exons ATGAGAGTCGCGCTCTGCTACCTTCTCGCCTGTGCCTccttctcttctgctcttcttcCCGCAGCTGCAGAG GAAGCGTCGACTCCCCGGGAGCTGACTGAGAGTTTCCCCCACAGCGAGATCGGCACCATTGGCGACCTCCAGCGGCTGCTGGAGACACACTCCGCAG AGAATGAGGCAGTGCAGGAGACTAAATGGTACTACCGCAAAGAACGTCTCCACGACGATGATGACCTCAAAAGCTCGCAGACGCACCCCAGACGGAAAAGGAGCATTG aggagGCAGTGCCGGCTGTGTGTAAGACTCGGAGCGTGGTGTATGAGATCCCGCGCAGTCAGGTAGATTCCATGGCGGTAAACTTCCTGATCTGGCCGCCGTGTGTGGAGGTGAGCCGCTGCTCGGGCTGCTGCAACACCAGCACCATGCGCTGTCACGCCAGTAAGACATACCACAGGACTGTGaag gtggccAAGGTGGAGTACGTGCGTCGCAGGCCAAAGCTGAGGGAGGTGCTGGTGCAGCTTGAGGATcatctggagtgtgtgtgtgtacccaaaCACCACCTGGACTCTCGcttacacacag ATATAAGGTGA
- the pdgfaa gene encoding platelet-derived growth factor alpha polypeptide a isoform X1, which translates to MRVALCYLLACASFSSALLPAAAEEASTPRELTESFPHSEIGTIGDLQRLLETHSAENEAVQETKWYYRKERLHDDDDLKSSQTHPRRKRSIEEAVPAVCKTRSVVYEIPRSQVDSMAVNFLIWPPCVEVSRCSGCCNTSTMRCHASKTYHRTVKVAKVEYVRRRPKLREVLVQLEDHLECVCVPKHHLDSRLHTADIR; encoded by the exons ATGAGAGTCGCGCTCTGCTACCTTCTCGCCTGTGCCTccttctcttctgctcttcttcCCGCAGCTGCAGAG GAAGCGTCGACTCCCCGGGAGCTGACTGAGAGTTTCCCCCACAGCGAGATCGGCACCATTGGCGACCTCCAGCGGCTGCTGGAGACACACTCCGCAG AGAATGAGGCAGTGCAGGAGACTAAATGGTACTACCGCAAAGAACGTCTCCACGACGATGATGACCTCAAAAGCTCGCAGACGCACCCCAGACGGAAAAGGAGCATTG aggagGCAGTGCCGGCTGTGTGTAAGACTCGGAGCGTGGTGTATGAGATCCCGCGCAGTCAGGTAGATTCCATGGCGGTAAACTTCCTGATCTGGCCGCCGTGTGTGGAGGTGAGCCGCTGCTCGGGCTGCTGCAACACCAGCACCATGCGCTGTCACGCCAGTAAGACATACCACAGGACTGTGaag gtggccAAGGTGGAGTACGTGCGTCGCAGGCCAAAGCTGAGGGAGGTGCTGGTGCAGCTTGAGGATcatctggagtgtgtgtgtgtacccaaaCACCACCTGGACTCTCGcttacacacag CAGATATAAGGTGA